The Prionailurus bengalensis isolate Pbe53 chromosome B1, Fcat_Pben_1.1_paternal_pri, whole genome shotgun sequence genomic interval TGATTTTATGAAcggcctacaaaaaaaaaaaaaaggaaaatcaaagctcatagtaatacattaaaaaaaaaaaaacccaccaacccGACACGAAGTTGCAATCAGTTTCCTAAGACTAGAGAACATATGTCCCAGGTGTCTATTAAAAAGGGGCAAATACAGTCAAGGATTCGACCTTCTCTTACTCGATACCTCACTCACCCAGCAACTCCAATGGAAAGGCTAACAGCAGTGACCCTCAAGAAGCCGACAGCTGCCTGAGAACATTCTGCCCAGAAAATGTCCTGAGATTCCGTTGACAGCAAAACAGCACATTAAGCCCTTAAGGGATTTTCAAAAGAAGTGTCCTGTAAGGCCCCCGTTCTTGGAGTCCCCTCTGCACTCGACCTTTCCTGGTGGCATTGAATGCCAGGACGTAAGTATTTCATGGTAGGATCAATGATTGAATGACTGAATGGAGGGAAGAGGGGATTCGGCAGGTTGCCAGATTATGAGGTAATCACAGCATCAAGCGACGTTAGCATTTATTTTGGAGGATCTTGGTTTATTTTCGAGAGCACGCAACTCCGAAGGGGCCCAAATCCAAGCAGTGAGCCTGGTGAGGGAAACCGTTaggaggaagggggggtgggggaaacccCAGCCTGAAATCCCTTGGCTAGGAGCGGGTCCCGTGCAGGCCCGAGGTTAAAGCAAGCCCTGCTTGAGGCGTCGGTCCCCAGGTCGGCCCCAGCCTAAGCCTCCTTGTGCTATAAATACAGCGGCCCACATGCTGCGGAGACATGGTGTTCCCTCCGCTCGCCGGGACAGATAACATGAATTTGCCCTTTAAACGTCCCAAGCCGAAGGCACAGCCCCCGGCCCACCCCTGCCTCCCGGAAGCGCCTTCGCCCCGGTTGCCCTCTGCCGAGGAGGGGGACGGCGAGGGGGTGTCCAGGCACCTGCCCAGCCAATGCGCACGGCGCGCACGGCCCCGGGGTCCCTCCTCCTCTCGCGAGAGACTGGGCGGGGGATATAAGGAGGGCTGCGGGGCGACGCGAGCGGCCCCTTCGCGTCGCGCAGGGACGGAGAGCGGGCGGCCGTGCCTGGCCGGGCGGAGGCGAGAGCGAGAGCGCGGCTCCCGGAGGCTGTGTGCGCCCGGCTGTCACCATGACTGATCACGCCTTGAGCTTCCTGAAGGATTTCCTGGCCGGCGGCGTCGCCGCTGCCGTGTCCAAGACCGCGGTCGCCCCAATCGAGAGGGTCAAACTGCTGCTGCAGGTAAGGACGGCgcgggcgcggcgcggcgcggcgcggccaGCCTGGTGCGGGCCcggcggggcgcgcggggcgcGGGCGAGCTGCGGCGGCGCGGGGGCGCGCGGGCGCGGGGCCGGGCCGGCCGCCGCAAATCTGTGCTAGGCCACAGGCTCCGCCGCCCGGCCTACTGGAAGGGGAAGGTGCCCTCTGCGTAGAGACAGGTCCAGCGTCAGTAGCAGATTCCTGGTGTCGGGTGGCGCCCTGCGTTCGAGTGTCTATATATGGAAAGCCACCCCGAGTGGGTTACCGCCAGCCAGATCCTGCTCCTGGGACGGCACTGACGCTCCGCTTAGGCCTCATAGGTCGGCCTCACCTTTTGATTTTCAGTGTTCGTTGCACCTTTTCCCCCGTGCATCCACCGTCTACaataaaaacctcaaaataatTGTTACTCAAAAGCCAGCTTACTGTGACCCATGCACTAATGCTGTAGGCTGacatatgtattatttatctttgcatAACCTCTGTAAGGAATTTTCTCCCCGGTTTCGCAGCGGAAGAAACAGGTTTTGAGAGATTAAGTAGCAGTTTTTAGAATAAATTCAGATTCTCTTACCCGGTCCCCAAATCTTTTCCTCTGCAGCCTGATCTCTGGTTTATCATCATCTCCATCGTGTTTTTCTCTACTTAACCCGAAGGCAAGGGCCCCTCAATGAGAAACTGGGCCTCCTCAGTTTGGGAGTCAACGTTATCATCAAGAAAAACCCCAACAAACTGCTCACTTGCAAACAGCAACAGACCCCTCAACAATTAATTACTTGGATAATCTGCTTGAAATTTTTCACGCTCTAATATCTGGTGGATTTATTCTCCTTCTTCTGTTAGAGCATCTAGTACTCAGAGATCCTGGTCTCCAGGGAGACTCCGTGAAATTGAGGAATCATTAGCTCCTGCCCATCCTGTCTGTTAAATTAGAGCAGGGGCCCTTTAGGGCAGGGCCCTTTACCTCCCTTTCAGCCCCCAGTACAGTTCCGGAACCTAGGGAAAATGCAGTGCATACATGACTCTCTTTACAATGAaatcttttcagtttatttgggGAAGACCCGTTGCTCTCAAATGCCCTGATAAGTGGggcaaaattgtatttttttggcTTGTTATCCAAGTAGCCGACATATTTATTTGGACTTGATATctgattttcccatttatttaagaaagaaaatcagggaaTGGTAAGCATTCATTTTCCTCCTATCCTCCttccatccaccccccccccccccccccccccgccctgctctgGCCGTCCTCACCCAATTCCTTccgccctcccctctccttcccccacaggTCCAGCATGCCAGCAAACAGATCAGTGCTGAGAAGCAGTACAAAGGGATCATTGATTGTGTGGTGAGAATCCCCAAGGAGCAGggctttctctccttctggagGGGTAACCTGGCCAACGTGATCCGTTACTTCCCCACCCAAGCTCTCAACTTCGCCTTCAAGGACAAGTACAAGCAGATCTTCCTGGGGGGCGTGGACCGGCATAAGCAATTCTGGCGCTACTTTGCCGGTAACCTGGCTTCCGGTGGGGCAGCTGGGGCCACCTCCCTCTGCTTTGTCTACCCGCTGGACTTTGCTAGGACCAGGTTGGCTGCCGACGTGGGCAAGGGTGCTGCCCAGCGTGAGTTCAGTGGTCTGGGCGACTGTCTCACCAAGATCTTCAAGTCTGATGGCCTGAAGGGTCTCTACCAGGGTTTCAGCGTCTCTGTCCAGGGCATCATTATCTACAGAGCTGCCTACTTTGGAGTTTATGATACTGCCAAGGGTGAGCGAGGGGCCTCAGGGGGTGcggagtggggaggaggaaggtccCTAGGGGTCTGTCACTCACAGAGGACCTTCTATTTATTAATCTTGGGTTTTTTCTCCCCTAGCCCCTGGGCTAAACTGAAGCTTCTGAATGAGGTGGTACGGTGTGGATAAATGGCTAAAGGGCTCTCCTTGTCCTCTACTGAAATAAACTCTGGCCTGGAGTTactcagagagggagaaggggagcctGCTTCCCCCTTGCCACAGCTCTGTCACTCACGACTTGGAACTTGGGGACCTCCTTCACATGCCCTGTTCCTTGGGCAGAACTCGGGGTTCCCTGGATCCCGAGGGCAGCCCCCGGCTTTGGCTGGCTGCCTGGTTATTTGTGAGGCGCCCCACAAAGGTCAGGTCCTTCCAGAAGGGTAGGGCATGGAGGTGGAGGCATGGTAGcctcttctccatcccttccTGCTTTTTGCTGAGCTGCTGAGAGAAATCACTTCATAGCCATTTGGCTTCTTGCCTCTGCACACAGGGATGTTGCCTGACCCCAAGAATGTGCACATTATTGTGAGCTGGATGATTGCCCAGAGCGTGACAGCGGTCGCGGGGCTGGTGTCCTACCCCTTTGACACTGTCCGCCGTAGGATGATGATGCAGTCTGGCCGGAAAGGGGGTAAGCTTGACACCTGTGGGTCTCTCATTTCTCTGCCCAAGGAGAACACCAGTCAGTGCTCCTTCCAGTCTTCACTCTTCTCCTTGTTAAAATGATGGGATAAGGACTTAGGAAAGAAAACTTACAATCAGTCCCCCCTCGCACGGTCAGCTGGTCCTTTAGAGAAGAGAATTTGCTTTTCTCGAAGGGATAAGAACATCAAAAATGAGATGTCGAGATGTGACTCGGCTAGTATTATAGAGGCCTTAGGCCCTCTTCCCTTAGGGCCTGGgtacagaaacacagaaaatgaattaattagtttatttaaaaataattcttgctTCTGTCATCTTGCTACTATAGGTGTTAGTGGGAGAGGATGTTTTTGTTGGGTGAGATGGCCTGAAGCGGTTTTGGCTGCCACAGATCGAAACATAGGAAATTGCCATTTTTGAGGTCAAAAAGTCAAACCTTAGTGCCATATGGTTCAGCTTAATAGCTGTGTCTCTTTTAACGGTGTCCTCTTGGCCAGCAGAATCTGAGACTCCACCTGTTTTCTCACCCATAAAAAAGGGACCATCTAGCTTCATACTTCCCGCTCCACCCGATCCCCTGATTGTACAGCTTGACCACGTGTGGGTGAGCTGGTTAATCGCCCCAGTTCTTCACTTGATCTTGGGTTGAAGGAGTAGGCTTGACAAAAGCTGCTGCCTGCTAGTTATGCAAGGAAGGGGGTGTTTAGCAGGATGCCTGGAGCTGAAGTGACTGACTTTTCTAACTGTGCAGATGTCTTTCAGAGGAAAAGCCTCTTTTCTCCAGAATTCTGGAGCCCTTACCGACATTTGTTTCCACAGCGGATATTATGTACACTGGGACGGTGGACTGCTGGAGGAAGATTGCAAAAGATGAGGGAGCCAAGGCTTTCTTCAAAGGTGCCTGGTCCAATGTGTTGAGAGGCATGGGCGGAGCTTTCGTATTGGTATTGTATGATGAGATCAAAAAATACGTCTAATGTAATCAAAACTCAAGTTCATTGGTTCCAGATCCATTGTGTGGTTTAATAGACTTTTCCTATGGGAAGTAAAAAAGATAGATCTGGGATAAAACCAGACTGAAAGGAATACCtcagaaaaaaatgcttcatCGAGTGTTCATTAAACCACagatgtattttgtatttattttacatttaaattcccACGTCAGATATAAAATAACTTATCATACTTGTACAATTAACTGAAGAACTGATAATGAAGAAGATAACCTAATGTGACACCCCAATAAAGACCACTTAACACACCTTGTTTTACTGAGTTCTTACTAACTGCTGtgtggatttaaaaataagaccagCAATGCAGATCTCCTAGCAGGACTCGTTTATAACTCTGTGGCCCAGCTTCTGAATGTCAGATATCATAGTATGTATCTTGTGAGTACCTACAATGCTTCAAGTTGGGCTTTCACACTTTAAGTTTATGCGCTTTCTGTCTTGCCTCATACCATGGTGCTTGAGGCTCCAACATGGTGGCATGGATCATAGCTTTCAGAATCCCACCTTATTTTATGTGCTTTCGTGCAATCTCCAGGGACTCTGAGGGTATACACTGAGCAGTTTCAAGAATTTTGTGAGATTAGGGAATGTTCTGTCTTAGTGCCTTTAGAGAACTGTGATACTTCAATCTCACAAGTGGACACCATTCATTGAGAGTCAGTTAACAGGTTAGTATTTAATACCTGTTAGGCTCTGTGGAAGACGGGAATTCATTCTGAAAGCAGCTTAAACGCGGGTAGGGAGAGGAGTGAAATGGCCATTACTAAATAATGTAATGTCTACTATAATCTTGGTTGAGTAGGACTAGAAGGGGGCAGATGAAATGGGGGGAGTGGCAGGAGATGTGGGCCTGAAAGAAAACAGCTAGAGTTAGATACACGGGTATAGAAAGGACCCGCCAGCAGTCTTCTCTGTGACAACTTAGCAAGACCCGGAGGCATAGACAGTTTTGGATTTGACTCTCATAAGTTGGTGAGCAAGAGAAAAGTCAGGACACTTTCCAGTTGGAAAGTACTTTTGGTTCTGAAGTCCAAATAGTTGATGCAGCTCTAGCTTGTTAGCCATTCGCTGGAAACCAGTCCCTGCGTCCGAGGCCAAGCTTGGAAGGCAGGCACACGTCTTGTGTATCTTTCCTGGGGGGTGGTTTGAGGGGGGTGCGCCTCTGCACCTTCTGTTCCTTACCCTCCTTCCCAGGCTCTTGTGCCTACTCACTCTTCCTCCCAAGGACAAAAACTCACTGCTTGTTCTGCCACGGTAGCCGAGGTTACATCTGTCCTAATGTAGTGTATATCTATGCCGATGGAAACAGGCTAAGGAACTACAAAGAAAGTCTCTCGATCCCATTTCAAGTCCAGGTCACAAACATGTAGCGTTTGGGGCCTTCTGGATACGTTATCCTCATGTTGTTTTCATCCTTAGGATATGAATGGTCCAAATTCCGGTGCtgatggagaggaaagaaaagcaggcCAGGCTAGTAGGGCAGATACTTTTGTGGAGTGTTATCTTCAAGTAAGGCCAGCAGCCCTTGCAGTATTTTGAAACCTAAGAATAGGTGACGGAGGAGCCATGAAACACAGCTGGGAACTGAAAGCAACGAATGATCAGTGAGTCTTCCTAGACCAACCAAGGACTGAAATTGTTTTCCAGTCTTTAACTAGGTCCTCCCTGGCATGGGACGGGAAATGGAGAAGAGGAATCCCATTTATTAAATAGTAACACGTTATCTGCCTTCTGCACGTGACCCAGATGTCagcttcaccccccccccccctcttttttgcTAAAGTTACCTCTACTGCCCTGGGGGAAAGGAGATCTGCTTAAAGAGAAGAGCCAGAGCATACTGACTCAGTTTCTCCTTCCAGCTACTCCATTCATCAGGAACTCCCAGAACTAAGCCTCTGTCAGAATTGCTGTCATCTGGTTGGGGACATCCTGTCTTTACAAATCCTCTCACTGCACTGTCACTGGGCAAAGCTGTCACACTTGAAAGTCTGAGAAGATGAAAAGGGTTTACATTAAACTAACAACTCAGAATTGAGTGTCCTGCCCCCAGGAATTTCTTACTAGCCCCCTTTCCTGCAAAACTTCCTCCCGAAATGCAGCCCTCTTACCTACCACCCACGCCCcggtgccaaaaaaaaaaaaaaaagcacttttcctttttaatgtattttctcctttacAGGCTCACCTGTaggcatcttcttttttttgagtCTAGGAGAAAAACCATGGAAGATGACAGAGGTTAGCCCATGATGGTAACATTTACAAACTTGCCTCAACTGTTCTGTGTTTAAATCTCAactgtttcctttccattttacTTTGTATAAAATAACGCAGCACGGCTTGTGCTGAGGCAAAATTTACAAACACCTACAACGTGCAGGGCTGGGAGGGAATGGAAGCTCTCCTAGGGCAGTGATCCTTATTTTTCTCGCTGCCACGTGCCTGGAGCCTCGAAGGGTGCCTGGGAACAGACACTGTTTAGTGTTTGTTGAATGCAAGAATGAGGAAGACATGCACCCACAGACAAAGAACCAGCAGAATatctggggaagggcagaaaaacccacaaagaacCAGCAGAATATCTGGGGAAGGTCAAGTCCTCCAGTTTGGGGGAATCCTCAACATGTATAGCAAGGGGACAAGCATGTGGGGGCATATAATGGATGGAAATTTCTGGCTGCCTTACATTCAattttcaagtctttaaaaatacatttttacaaagttCATGCCATGaattccttttaaaagttttgtttctcttgattGTCAGTTTTTAATCAATCCATGataaagtacagttgaccctcaTCGAAGATCATGTATTTGCAAACTGGCCTCctcttaaaattctatttctaacCTCTCTGTGTTCATTCTTGGGTATGCACCGAGTGGCGAAAAACGGGTCAAACAAGGCCAGATAGGATCTGCCTTCTAGTTTCAGCtgtcatactctttttttttttttaatttttttttaacgtttatttatttttgagacagagagagacagagcatgaacgggggaggggcagagagagagggggacacagaatctgaaacaggctccaggttctgagcagtcagcacagagcccgacgcggggctcgaactcacataccgcgagatcgtgacctgagccgaagtcggacgcttaaccgactgagccacccaggcgccccagctgtcATACTCTTAAGAAAGAGGCCTttacatttctgtgttttgtcgatgatttcactgtttaaaatggccccccAGCACAGTACTGAAGTGATGTCTTGGGTTCCTAAGTACAAGAAGGCAGTGATGttccttatggagaaaatatgtgtgCTAGCTAAGCTTCCTTCAAGCATGAGACATATACAACAATCTATAAAGAGCCACTgaagggggacacctgggtggctcaggtggtagagGACGTGCCTCAATCTCAGGatctcgagttcaagccccttgttggatgtggagcctagtttaaaaaaaaaaaaaaaaagtcgctgAGCTTTTTGTGCAGGGAAGTGACATGATCAAATTTCCATTGCAGCACTTTGGCACCAGTGTAGACAATGACTTGGGGGACAAGGAGATAGCAGCGGAAACAAAAGAGCAACATAACAGCAAGGCTAAGAAGGGGCTTGGAGTGCTGGttaaaagaagccagagggaaGAGGCTAGGCTCACCCTCAGGCTTCTGTCATGGGTATGAAAAGACAATAGGATCATGTTAATCACCATCCCCGACCCTGGAAAGGACAcagtgggggaaaagaaaattgGGCTGCTTCATTAGACAGTGGGCCAAACACCTTCAGGTTCAAGATCAGCACAAGTCATTTGTCAGTTTCACCGTAAGATCTAagaattttcttcaaaaacaagTGGGTCTGTGGTTTATAAAGGTTTCCACATTGGCAGACTAGGTAAGTGCAAACCAATGCTCCCTCTGAAAACTACTAGAAAAGGGATtcaaactaatatttaaaataaaaatctgctcGAAGGCACTGGAGAACTAATAAGGCATGTGATATTATGGGGCCAATGCCAAGATCTGAACCCACAGAAGTGAGCCTAGTATTTGGGGGTCAGTTTTCCCCATGGAGTATCTTCAAATTGTGGAAAACATAGCTGCAGTGCTGAGGAACTAGAAACAATTTGAAAGACCTCTTGAGGGAAAAGGGACAAAAACCAGAACCCAGGGCCTTCCAAGAAAGGGGAGCCCTAGATAAACACCCATTTGGACTGGGACCCCCGAAGGGTGACACTGTGACAATAAGGGAACTGGAAGCCTGCAGTCACTGATGCCGACTCAATCTCTGTTTTAATGCGATTTGCAACTTCGAGCACCCTGCTGCCTGCCAGAAGCAAAAGTAAATCCTGTCTGGAAGAAAACACCATTCAGAGCAGGGGTCAACAAACTTTCTCTGAAAGACaaggcagtaaatattttaggctttgttggCCAGATGGTCTTTGACACATTGGCTTTGCTGTATTGCAAAAGCAGCCTTGGACGAGAAAATGAATAACCATGGCTGTGTTCCATAAAAGTTATGTACACACACTGAAATGTGAATTGCATAATATTCACGTTACAAATATTcttctgaataataaaaaaacatttaaaaaggtaaaagccTTTgaaacctggctggctcagaggctTTAAACTTGCAGACCCCTGATGTAGAGTTTTAAGATCTTTCTACAATTTTTCATAtaaaccaaaaacacaaacataactttaaaacatcctattaaaaatatattctaggagcgcctgggtggctcagtcagttaagacactgactcttgattttggctcaggtcatgagctcacagttcgtgcgaTGGTACCCCGCCACATGTTGGTCTCTGAGCTGGGCacggagccttcttaagattctcagtctctcagtctctctgtgtctgtctctctctcccccctcctcctctgtccctcctccacttgtgtgccTGTGCACTGtcttaaatagatagataaataaataaataaatataaaaataaaaatatattctaaagagCCCATGGGTTAAAAAGTAGAAATCACAATggaaactcaaaaatattttgaacttaatgaaaataaaaaaggctgtgggcacctggctgactcagaagagcatgtgactcttgatctgggggttgtgagctcaagccccacattgggcacagagtttacttaaaaaaaaaaaaaagcctgaacaTCAGTGAACTACACATCCATTTcaagtaattagaaaaataatggcaaattaaacctaaagaataaagctggaagcCAATAATTAAGGTAACAGTagaattctttcttgaaaaaGAGACAACAATGCCAAATGAACCGCATGACTAAAAGGGAAAggtaaggagcacctgggtggctcagtcagttgagtgtctgacttgggctcaggtgatgatcccgcagtccatgagtttgggccccgcgtcaggctctgtgccgacagcctggaGCTCCAGttatcttttgttctttctgtcttcaCTATGTCAAGCTAATTCTTCAGGCTTAAAACACGTAACAGATggggaagttaaaaaaagatgttgatttttaagtttattactaATCTTTATTCATGGAAATAAAGTAGCCATTAGCATTAAGCACATTTCCTAGGATGGTATACAATCATTTATAGGTTAAGATTTTGGCGTTTAAGATATTAAACAtcttataaatttaattattaaaatataataaattcaaCTGTGTCTCCAACTTATACTGGCCATAACACTTTGCATAGTGTGCAGTGCCTGAATCTGAACAGGAGAAGCGCACACGTATCATGATGACCTCTTTCTAAAGTTGCTCCCGTACCATTTTTGGACACTGGGTTAATGGTTTGAGAACTGCATTACACTACATTTATAAGCAAACCAGAAAACTTTTATTCGGAGTAGTAGCTAAGAAAGCAGCCTTTTAATGGAGACTGAACAAAGTAGGGAAAGTGTGAGATAAAATAGGTATCCCTTAGGAAATAATCTCAATAGTtcaaaatcttgttaaaatggagGCAACATTAGTTGAACATTTGACAGATATGAAAATAACTCTCAATAAGAATCTTGCCTGATAATTTTAGATTCTGGATTATAACTTCCAGTTGCAGATGTAAATTTCCAAAGTATATATATTAGGTCCAAGTGAACCTAATATGTAGTGGTGCTAGGTGATCCTTCACCTTTTAGaagttcttgaaaataaaaatagtacactTACGATTCCTTCATAAAAGTGTCCCTTAAACCTTCAAAGTAGCTTGGCTTATATCAGAAAATAGTGTATTCTTCCACTCCTATCCTTCTATTTTTACTTATCGTATATAAGCACTCATGACGACAGACCTGTGAATTCTGCTTTGAAAGGACGAACATTGCTGCTCGGAATTCCCAACTTTTACTCCAAGTTGGATCCCAGCTATCAGCGATACTTTGATGAACCCGCCGTCAAAGCAGTAAAAACTGAAGGCATGAAATTAGTATCTAAAATCCAAATATAGCTTGATCTATAAAAATTATGTGTTGTAATCCTGACCTATGACAGCAAAGgccatataaaatatattcagagaCTAATGTCATGAACATaaaaggtttatatttttatatatctatatctagatatctatatcaatctatctatatatatctatatctagatatagatatatatagatagatattccctaacaacttaaaaatcaatttctaaaAACTGGCTTACCATATCAGGCGGGTGTCCAAATTCGGCATTACCTTATCTCTTCTTAAAGATAAGTTGttatacaaacattaaaagtgCAGTAagctaaacacaaaagaaaacaaaacacccctGGTTTAGCAGAgctaaagttaataaataaagcAGACTGCTAAATGATGTAAAAACGTGGGCACCAGAAGAGAGCTTCAAATAGCAATGAATGAACATTATAGcccaaagaaagaagcagaaaaatgtgtcAGGTTGTGTTCACATGAATTTTTTTCAACACCACTGTTGCCACACTTCACAGGCCCTATCTTCTGACAAAATCTATCAATGCCAACTTAAGACCAAGAAATTCTGAATAGATATTTAGCAACATGATGTTTGGCTTACTGCCCAAGGTGGTTAGAAAAGTAAGTTCAGTCCACATGCTACAAAAGCTTGAGTTaacttggaaaaacaaacaacaaatattatCACGGCTACAGAGCAAgaactcacattaaaaaaagcaagatttGGCATTTAATATGGAAACTTCCCAGTATATGAAATGAGAGCCCACAGATCGACAGAGAAATATTCTGATTCGTCAACTATATGACACCCTATTTGCCCTTACTAATTCCATTAAGATTACCAGGATTTGCAAAGTGGGACTGGCAAAAATGGTTCTGCCAGAATTCAACTCAAAAGCCCCAACCAAACAAGAAAATTAGCTGACATCATTTAAAGTAGCCTCAACAAAATGTGTGCTATTTCTCCTCtaccattcatattttaattttctttctcagtccTTAAAAATAGTAGCTGGAATTTCCAAAGCTTTAAGACCACACATTTCTTATTTATCTCCTCTCTGAATATAGTAAACACTGAAACGTAACACAACTTGTTAACAGTATCACTTAAAACACTGTTCTGACACAACTCAGgatctgtttcttgccttttcaaACTGGTGGTGCTATTGTGCTCGACAAATAGTTGCTTTTGCTTGTGGTGATCTGGTCCTTGGACAACCTATTCACAACGTAGCGGACTGTGACTCTAAAGTCTACCTCATTTCTCAGAATCGTTAGTGGTACTTTACCTGAATGTGTAAGAACGTGGAAGAGAAGGAGCTTGCTTCCAAGATGAACTTTCTAATACTCACAGTTTGAAACGGTTTGGAATGGTTGATCACATTTTTAAGATCTAACTCAGCACACTTACTCATATGGAGGTAGTAGATGCCTTTGGTCAATCACAAGGGCTGCCCTAGTACAAGCTTCTCTCAGTCTGCTCACCAAATCTAAATCAGCTCCACCAATGG includes:
- the SLC25A4 gene encoding ADP/ATP translocase 1, which encodes MTDHALSFLKDFLAGGVAAAVSKTAVAPIERVKLLLQVQHASKQISAEKQYKGIIDCVVRIPKEQGFLSFWRGNLANVIRYFPTQALNFAFKDKYKQIFLGGVDRHKQFWRYFAGNLASGGAAGATSLCFVYPLDFARTRLAADVGKGAAQREFSGLGDCLTKIFKSDGLKGLYQGFSVSVQGIIIYRAAYFGVYDTAKGMLPDPKNVHIIVSWMIAQSVTAVAGLVSYPFDTVRRRMMMQSGRKGADIMYTGTVDCWRKIAKDEGAKAFFKGAWSNVLRGMGGAFVLVLYDEIKKYV